The following are encoded together in the Capsulimonas corticalis genome:
- a CDS encoding peptidoglycan D,D-transpeptidase FtsI family protein, producing the protein MARTQSTSHQHLSVIRPRAVAVFAAVAAANLLLAGRLFYLQTIRHSYFVAQADAVRVNKNILPASRGQLVDRNGDVLAINVPAKEIYADPRDVQDRAAVAASLAPLLGMDQTLLEQKLDPGPNKRRRYVSLMRHASLELGNQVKDLRLRGIGVGPDTRRSYPNGSLAAQMLGFTDRDSNGVEGLEHSQDKLLSGRDGLLVGEVDPVGRFLPGTIRRQTEPVNGADLVLTIDKSLQHAADTELAAAVKAHNAKSGVVIILDPRNGEILALSNAPTFDPNSPKPPGPLTQAQGLAASALWRNGAVSDLYEPGSTMKTITSAAVVQTKGLGVMNDYVTCNAVWQYGGHTIHCAQDPPYYGHHGTENLRGVLKESCNIGMAQFGLKIGPDNLYKYLQAFGFMDYAHSGLPGEQKSWLKSPDEFNKYTGSVGWSKIQFANITFGQGVAVTPLQMATAYGAIANHGVMMRPHIIKATRKGEEETQVQPEAIRQVVDPQTAETVCSMLGTVVQEGTGKPAQIAGFSVGGKTGSAQVAGPHGYRDPRYVASFIGMVPLSKPRLVILCAVFEPQGVHWGAAVAAPVVHNLAKMAVLEMHLTPDAPDLVDWADHKKKKLPPTHVSIDTIGIAAPATKPTISAPVD; encoded by the coding sequence GTGGCGCGAACTCAGTCAACATCCCATCAGCATCTTTCGGTCATTAGGCCGCGCGCCGTCGCGGTCTTCGCGGCGGTGGCGGCGGCGAATCTCCTGTTAGCCGGACGTTTGTTTTATCTGCAAACGATCCGGCACTCCTATTTTGTGGCGCAGGCGGACGCCGTCCGCGTCAACAAGAATATTCTGCCCGCCAGCCGCGGCCAGCTTGTCGACCGCAACGGCGATGTCCTCGCCATCAATGTCCCCGCCAAAGAAATCTACGCCGACCCGCGCGACGTGCAGGACCGCGCGGCGGTCGCCGCCTCGCTGGCGCCGCTGCTCGGCATGGATCAGACCCTTCTGGAGCAGAAGCTCGATCCCGGCCCCAACAAGCGCCGCCGCTATGTTTCGCTGATGCGCCACGCCTCGCTGGAGCTTGGAAACCAGGTCAAGGATCTGCGCCTGCGCGGAATCGGCGTCGGCCCCGACACCCGCCGCTCCTATCCCAACGGTTCGCTGGCGGCGCAGATGCTCGGCTTCACCGATCGCGATTCCAATGGCGTGGAAGGACTGGAGCACAGCCAGGACAAGCTGCTGAGCGGCCGCGACGGGCTGCTGGTCGGCGAAGTCGACCCGGTCGGGCGGTTCCTTCCCGGCACGATCCGTCGCCAGACGGAACCGGTGAACGGCGCCGATCTCGTGCTCACGATCGACAAAAGCCTCCAGCACGCCGCCGACACCGAACTCGCCGCCGCCGTCAAAGCTCACAACGCTAAGAGCGGCGTCGTGATCATCCTCGATCCGCGCAATGGCGAGATTTTGGCGCTGTCGAATGCGCCGACCTTCGATCCTAACTCCCCCAAGCCGCCCGGACCGCTGACTCAGGCGCAGGGACTCGCGGCGTCCGCGCTCTGGCGCAACGGCGCCGTGTCCGACCTGTATGAGCCGGGATCGACGATGAAGACGATCACATCGGCGGCCGTCGTCCAGACCAAGGGGCTGGGCGTCATGAACGATTATGTGACCTGCAACGCCGTATGGCAATATGGCGGCCACACGATCCACTGCGCCCAGGATCCGCCCTACTACGGACATCATGGCACGGAGAACCTGCGCGGCGTCCTCAAAGAGTCCTGCAACATCGGCATGGCGCAATTCGGGTTAAAGATTGGCCCGGATAACTTGTACAAGTATTTGCAGGCCTTCGGATTTATGGACTACGCGCATAGCGGCCTGCCCGGCGAGCAGAAGTCCTGGCTGAAGTCTCCCGACGAGTTTAACAAGTACACCGGCAGCGTCGGCTGGTCTAAAATTCAGTTCGCGAATATTACGTTTGGTCAGGGCGTCGCCGTGACGCCGCTGCAAATGGCGACCGCGTATGGCGCGATCGCCAATCATGGCGTGATGATGCGGCCCCATATCATCAAGGCGACGCGCAAAGGCGAGGAAGAAACGCAGGTTCAGCCGGAAGCGATCCGACAGGTGGTAGATCCGCAGACGGCCGAAACGGTCTGCTCCATGCTCGGCACGGTCGTGCAGGAGGGAACCGGGAAGCCCGCGCAGATCGCCGGATTCAGCGTCGGCGGCAAGACCGGCTCCGCGCAGGTCGCCGGCCCGCACGGATACCGCGATCCTCGATATGTCGCATCGTTCATCGGCATGGTCCCGCTGTCCAAGCCGCGCCTGGTCATCCTCTGCGCCGTCTTCGAACCGCAGGGCGTGCACTGGGGCGCCGCCGTCGCCGCGCCCGTCGTGCACAACCTGGCGAAAATGGCCGTATTGGAGATGCACCTGACGCCGGATGCGCCGGATCTGGTGGACTGGGCGGACCACAAAAAGAAGAAGCTCCCGCCGACACACGTCTCGATCGACACCATCGGCATCGCCGCGCCCGCCACAAAGCCCACCATTTCGGCGCCTGTGGATTAG
- the rsmH gene encoding 16S rRNA (cytosine(1402)-N(4))-methyltransferase RsmH has product MDLPYHIPVLRDAVVELMEPGPGKIFVDGTLGAGGHAAAVAAHLAPGGRLIGIDQDPAALAEAGRNLAPFGEIVTLVHSRFDAIAQALDGVGIDKIDGALFDLGVSSHQLDTPSRGFSFKDPGAELDMRMNTTHGGDTAADLLNTLDERALTTLIRDNSDEKWASRIARFVVERRAAEPYRTVGQLVETVHAAIPAAARPPDTHAATRTFQALRIAVNDELSILGHALESTIDRLGKDGVIAVLSYHSLEDRIVKQLFTRLSGRGAGEGPYGVRPPAIVELVTKKPVTPDAGEISANPRARSAKLRVARRL; this is encoded by the coding sequence ATGGACCTACCTTACCATATTCCAGTCCTCCGTGACGCGGTCGTGGAGCTGATGGAGCCGGGGCCCGGCAAAATTTTTGTGGATGGAACGCTGGGCGCCGGGGGGCACGCTGCTGCGGTGGCGGCGCATCTGGCGCCGGGCGGACGGCTCATTGGGATCGATCAGGACCCGGCGGCGCTCGCGGAAGCCGGACGAAATCTGGCGCCGTTCGGCGAGATCGTTACGCTCGTGCATTCTCGGTTTGATGCGATCGCGCAGGCGCTGGATGGCGTTGGAATCGACAAGATTGACGGCGCGCTGTTCGATCTGGGCGTCTCGTCGCACCAATTGGATACGCCGTCGCGGGGATTTTCGTTCAAGGATCCCGGCGCGGAGTTAGACATGCGGATGAATACGACGCATGGCGGCGACACGGCGGCGGATCTGTTGAACACGCTGGATGAGCGGGCGCTCACCACGCTGATTCGCGATAACTCGGATGAAAAGTGGGCCTCTCGGATCGCGCGCTTCGTGGTGGAGCGCAGAGCGGCCGAGCCTTACCGGACGGTGGGACAGCTGGTGGAGACCGTGCATGCGGCCATCCCCGCCGCGGCCCGGCCGCCCGACACGCACGCGGCGACGCGCACCTTTCAGGCGCTGAGGATCGCCGTAAATGACGAATTGTCCATTCTCGGACATGCGCTGGAAAGCACAATAGACCGTCTAGGTAAAGACGGCGTGATCGCGGTGCTTTCCTATCACTCGCTCGAAGACAGAATCGTCAAACAGTTATTCACGAGGCTTTCCGGGCGAGGAGCCGGCGAGGGGCCGTACGGTGTGCGGCCCCCCGCGATCGTGGAACTGGTGACGAAGAAGCCCGTGACGCCGGACGCCGGCGAAATCAGCGCCAACCCGCGCGCCAGAAGCGCAAAACTACGGGTGGCCCGACGATTGTAA
- the mraZ gene encoding division/cell wall cluster transcriptional repressor MraZ: MVFQGEFDHSVDDKGRVIIPTKFRSSLGERFYMTKGVGGCIFVYTEAAYKQLSDTLNKQRQLDEHTIRLQRFFTSTESSVDGQGRVAIPSKLRDWAKIGEQGDVVIVGASARIEIWASDAWERYNDELTDEMISFSAREVGIA, encoded by the coding sequence GTGGTGTTTCAGGGGGAGTTCGACCACAGCGTTGACGACAAGGGGCGCGTGATCATCCCGACCAAGTTTCGATCTTCCTTGGGTGAACGCTTCTACATGACTAAAGGAGTCGGCGGCTGTATTTTCGTGTATACCGAGGCGGCTTACAAGCAGCTCAGCGATACCCTGAACAAGCAGCGCCAGCTCGACGAGCACACCATCCGATTGCAGCGGTTTTTTACATCGACCGAGTCCAGCGTGGACGGCCAGGGACGCGTCGCCATCCCCAGCAAACTGCGGGACTGGGCGAAGATCGGCGAGCAGGGCGATGTCGTGATCGTCGGCGCGAGCGCGCGGATCGAAATCTGGGCGAGCGACGCATGGGAACGATACAACGACGAACTGACCGATGAGATGATCAGCTTCTCGGCTCGTGAAGTCGGGATTGCGTAA
- the rsmI gene encoding 16S rRNA (cytidine(1402)-2'-O)-methyltransferase encodes MPGTLYIVATPIGNLEDITLRALRILKEADLVAAEDTRHTLKLLAHFEITTPLISFHQHSEADRADHLVHRMAENGQSIALVTDAGTPGVSDPGVELVRAAIEAGVTVVPIPGASAVLSALVGSGLPPARFAFEGFLPRTKSDRREKLTAFAAEETRTLIFYEAPNRTRETLADMRDIFGPDRPAAVGRELTKKFEEFVRGPLSEVLAHFIKNEARGEITIVVAGRDAATVTAPEEIELSPEERMLAALKSAVAGGASERDAVRQVSTDLKLSKRDVYAAMLALKK; translated from the coding sequence TTGCCAGGAACTCTCTACATCGTCGCGACCCCGATCGGCAACCTGGAGGATATCACGCTGCGCGCCCTGCGCATCCTCAAGGAAGCCGATCTTGTCGCGGCCGAAGACACCCGACACACCCTCAAGCTGCTCGCCCACTTTGAAATCACCACGCCGCTGATCTCTTTCCACCAGCACAGCGAAGCCGACCGCGCGGATCACCTCGTGCATCGGATGGCCGAAAACGGGCAGTCGATCGCGCTGGTGACCGACGCCGGCACTCCCGGCGTCTCCGATCCCGGCGTCGAGCTGGTCCGGGCCGCCATCGAGGCCGGCGTGACCGTCGTCCCCATCCCCGGCGCCAGCGCCGTCCTGAGCGCGCTGGTGGGCAGCGGCCTGCCCCCCGCGCGCTTCGCCTTCGAAGGATTCCTACCGCGCACGAAATCCGACCGCCGCGAGAAGCTCACCGCCTTCGCCGCCGAGGAAACCCGCACTCTGATCTTTTACGAAGCGCCCAACCGCACCCGGGAAACGCTCGCGGACATGCGCGACATCTTCGGTCCCGACCGCCCCGCCGCCGTGGGGCGCGAGCTGACGAAGAAGTTCGAAGAGTTTGTGCGCGGTCCCTTGAGCGAGGTGCTGGCCCACTTCATCAAGAACGAAGCGCGCGGCGAAATCACCATCGTCGTCGCCGGCCGGGACGCCGCCACGGTGACGGCGCCCGAAGAGATCGAGCTCAGCCCCGAAGAACGCATGCTCGCGGCCCTCAAATCCGCCGTCGCCGGCGGCGCCAGCGAGCGCGACGCCGTGCGTCAGGTCAGCACGGATTTGAAACTCTCAAAGCGCGATGTGTATGCGGCGATGCTGGCTTTGAAAAAGTGA
- a CDS encoding peptidylprolyl isomerase: MSLNTMRESFKRSAPWVMGFVTVAMVITTFSNLGSSLRGGAAVSNSAANGDEVVATVNGLDIKRSEYDKEIENLRQMQQMSGQPSSIMQDGFLGVRGFDQLMQTKLDMQTAEKQGLTVSDAELAKARENIATQYDIRTKLSLPKTATIADIDAAYAKAGEPTFTERVDNDALRQSVLLQKLQDKVKNAVPVTEQDVRNSYRQYHTRHILIDNKKRSDEQALKQAQDILAKAKAPGADFAALAKQYSEDPGTKDKGGDDGWIDQNTTYVDEFKKAAFTLQPGQVTPDLVKSPQYGYFIIKLDEVRDNLPKDFDKNKASLTAQYTQAQQGKAWDTFEKGLKDDPGVKITINDPAIRGGHSIMQSLSAKDQPSRDALMKAALADYQTALAKNPKSSDAASINILMGQIAGQLHQDNDAINYFKAALAHTDDAQLHMTLGQLYMKQKNDAQAIEQFQAASKQAWDDQQLHQMLMMNYMQMKHPELVKQEQQWMADYQKQHPQPANNFGGPGMPGGPAGAPTVVTAPTGVPAGAIHITTPPASGVKATAGTAPSAPAPKPAQ, translated from the coding sequence ATGTCTTTGAATACGATGCGCGAGTCGTTCAAGCGCAGCGCGCCATGGGTTATGGGGTTCGTTACCGTCGCCATGGTTATCACCACATTCAGTAACTTGGGAAGCAGCCTGCGCGGCGGCGCCGCAGTCTCCAACTCCGCAGCGAACGGAGATGAGGTGGTGGCGACCGTCAATGGTCTCGACATCAAGCGCTCCGAGTATGATAAGGAAATTGAAAACCTGCGCCAGATGCAGCAAATGTCGGGACAGCCTTCCAGCATCATGCAGGACGGTTTCCTGGGCGTGCGCGGCTTCGATCAGCTCATGCAGACCAAATTGGATATGCAGACGGCGGAAAAGCAGGGCTTGACGGTCTCCGACGCGGAACTCGCGAAGGCGCGCGAGAATATCGCCACGCAGTATGACATCCGAACGAAGCTGAGCCTGCCGAAGACGGCGACGATCGCCGATATCGATGCGGCGTACGCCAAGGCCGGCGAGCCGACATTCACCGAGCGCGTGGACAATGACGCCCTGCGCCAGTCCGTGCTGCTTCAGAAGCTTCAGGACAAGGTCAAGAACGCGGTTCCCGTGACCGAACAAGATGTCCGTAACTCCTACCGCCAGTACCACACCCGCCATATCCTGATCGACAACAAGAAGCGCAGCGACGAGCAGGCGCTCAAGCAGGCGCAGGACATCCTGGCGAAGGCCAAGGCGCCGGGCGCGGACTTCGCCGCGCTCGCCAAGCAGTATTCGGAAGATCCAGGCACCAAGGATAAGGGCGGCGACGACGGCTGGATCGATCAGAACACCACGTATGTCGATGAGTTCAAGAAGGCCGCGTTCACGCTTCAGCCGGGACAGGTGACGCCGGATCTGGTGAAGTCTCCCCAGTACGGTTACTTCATCATCAAACTGGACGAAGTTCGGGACAACCTGCCAAAGGACTTCGACAAGAACAAGGCGAGCCTGACGGCCCAGTACACGCAAGCCCAGCAGGGCAAAGCGTGGGATACCTTTGAAAAAGGACTGAAGGACGATCCCGGCGTCAAGATCACCATCAACGACCCCGCGATTCGAGGCGGCCACTCCATCATGCAGTCGCTTTCCGCGAAGGATCAGCCAAGCCGAGACGCGCTGATGAAGGCCGCGCTGGCCGACTACCAGACGGCGCTCGCGAAGAATCCCAAGAGCAGCGATGCGGCGTCCATCAATATCCTGATGGGCCAGATCGCCGGCCAGCTGCACCAGGACAACGACGCCATCAACTACTTCAAGGCGGCGCTCGCGCACACGGACGACGCGCAGTTGCACATGACGCTCGGCCAGCTCTACATGAAGCAGAAGAACGACGCCCAGGCGATCGAGCAGTTCCAGGCGGCTTCCAAGCAGGCATGGGACGATCAGCAATTGCATCAGATGCTGATGATGAACTACATGCAGATGAAGCATCCGGAGCTCGTCAAGCAGGAGCAGCAGTGGATGGCGGACTACCAGAAGCAGCACCCGCAGCCGGCGAACAACTTCGGCGGACCGGGCATGCCGGGCGGCCCCGCCGGCGCTCCAACCGTAGTGACGGCGCCGACCGGTGTCCCTGCCGGCGCGATCCACATCACCACGCCCCCGGCGAGCGGCGTGAAGGCGACTGCGGGAACCGCGCCGTCCGCGCCCGCTCCGAAGCCGGCGCAGTAG
- a CDS encoding sugar phosphate isomerase/epimerase family protein, whose translation MKLAVITDEIDADLGHALEVMAEYGVQGVELRQIWDKNIVDAPEDYWRRAKDLIDARGMQVVGIASPFYKCDLPGEEVDGPLGAMHSASARGLGDQITVLERAIAAAKFFDTNLVRVFSFWKRGALTPQVEELIVDAFAEPVALAEREGIILGLENEHSCYLGTGAQTARVLEEVGSKALRSIWDPGNAFFDGEKPFPTGYEAIKDFIVHVHVKDAVVPTGKITPEWTVVGQGSIDFPGQIQALRDSGYDGYLSLETHYGGHGTKEASSRACLEGLIKLVG comes from the coding sequence ATGAAGCTAGCGGTCATTACGGATGAAATTGACGCCGACTTGGGCCATGCGCTCGAGGTGATGGCCGAATATGGCGTCCAAGGCGTCGAACTGCGGCAGATTTGGGACAAGAACATCGTCGATGCGCCCGAGGATTACTGGCGGCGAGCTAAGGATCTGATCGATGCGCGCGGCATGCAGGTTGTCGGCATTGCCTCCCCGTTTTACAAGTGTGACCTGCCGGGCGAGGAAGTGGACGGTCCGCTGGGCGCCATGCACAGCGCCTCGGCACGGGGCTTGGGCGATCAGATCACGGTTCTGGAGCGGGCGATCGCGGCGGCCAAGTTTTTCGACACCAACCTTGTCCGGGTCTTTTCCTTCTGGAAGCGCGGTGCGCTGACGCCGCAGGTGGAAGAATTGATCGTGGACGCATTCGCCGAGCCCGTGGCGCTGGCGGAGCGCGAGGGGATCATTCTGGGGCTGGAGAACGAGCATTCCTGTTATCTTGGAACCGGCGCGCAGACGGCGCGCGTATTGGAAGAAGTCGGCTCCAAAGCCCTGCGCTCCATCTGGGATCCCGGCAACGCCTTTTTCGATGGCGAGAAGCCGTTTCCCACGGGCTACGAAGCGATCAAGGACTTCATCGTACATGTGCACGTGAAGGACGCCGTCGTTCCCACGGGAAAGATTACGCCGGAATGGACCGTGGTGGGGCAGGGCTCCATCGATTTCCCCGGCCAGATCCAGGCCCTGCGCGATTCGGGCTACGACGGTTATCTGTCTCTGGAGACGCACTACGGCGGCCACGGGACCAAGGAAGCATCGTCGCGCGCATGTCTGGAAGGCTTGATTAAGCTGGTGGGATAG
- a CDS encoding transporter, which translates to MKPIFPHTLILTILLTPLAAHAGGVPPISPDRPGFTNGSDTVVPGLTQLEMGIAQTDFAAASGGGHAIDYPEALVRHGLTPNLELRAALPDYTHQDGTPSGYGDASLGVKYKFFQSRDGNTKAALTPAVSLPTGGAQHGTGQTDPSLTLAAQTASGARWGLSANLALADPTQNGGRSLQTAPSVSASYQLTPALSTYGELYDNFPQHGGSAPIADGGFTFASSANLQYDLEMGVGLGSAAPIRFFGGGVSVRF; encoded by the coding sequence ATGAAACCCATCTTCCCCCATACCCTGATTCTGACGATCCTTCTCACGCCCCTCGCCGCCCACGCCGGCGGCGTCCCGCCGATCTCTCCCGATCGCCCCGGCTTCACGAATGGTTCAGATACCGTCGTCCCCGGACTGACGCAGCTGGAAATGGGAATCGCGCAGACCGACTTCGCCGCCGCTTCCGGCGGCGGACACGCTATCGACTATCCCGAAGCCCTCGTGCGCCATGGACTGACGCCCAATCTCGAACTGCGCGCCGCACTGCCCGATTACACCCATCAGGACGGGACGCCCTCGGGATACGGCGACGCCTCCCTCGGGGTGAAGTACAAGTTCTTCCAAAGCCGCGACGGCAACACGAAAGCCGCCCTGACGCCCGCCGTCTCCCTCCCCACCGGCGGCGCCCAGCATGGAACGGGACAGACCGATCCCTCGCTGACCCTCGCCGCCCAGACCGCCAGCGGCGCGCGCTGGGGACTGAGCGCCAACCTCGCCCTCGCCGATCCCACGCAAAACGGCGGGCGCAGCCTGCAAACGGCGCCCAGCGTGTCCGCCTCATACCAGCTCACCCCCGCTCTTTCCACCTACGGCGAACTCTATGACAACTTCCCCCAGCACGGCGGCTCCGCGCCCATTGCCGACGGCGGGTTCACCTTCGCCTCCAGCGCCAATTTGCAATATGACCTGGAAATGGGCGTCGGCCTCGGGAGCGCCGCCCCCATCCGGTTCTTCGGCGGCGGCGTATCCGTGCGCTTTTGA
- a CDS encoding prepilin-type N-terminal cleavage/methylation domain-containing protein: MIRKETQSAKGFTLIELLVVIAIIAILAAILFPVFAKARAKARQIACISNEKQIGLGMMQYVQDYDERAPFYRVVIDPANDWWTTKMLTWKDCIYPYIKSGGRPYNNGQPYADHGSGGVFYCPENSASWSAKDVWWHLKSYDLPGSAGDETSRFPRGYAVNKDAGINENGTSSRFWPCVNDSPCGSGSIAIIQSPASTIMVAESRLPFADTNAGFTAYQCTSDGVPATGQSTSCIQGHGAGITNYVFFDGHAKGIRATNAIKDDLWDAYSTTGYGPGQQQSDLSGAGAIKEWSGQ, translated from the coding sequence ATGATTCGCAAAGAGACCCAATCAGCAAAAGGGTTTACACTGATTGAATTACTAGTTGTTATCGCTATAATAGCAATACTTGCCGCCATCTTGTTCCCCGTCTTCGCCAAGGCAAGAGCTAAGGCCCGGCAGATTGCATGTATTTCCAACGAAAAACAGATCGGTCTCGGAATGATGCAGTATGTGCAGGACTATGACGAGCGTGCTCCGTTCTACCGTGTTGTTATCGACCCTGCCAACGACTGGTGGACCACCAAGATGCTCACTTGGAAGGATTGCATCTATCCCTATATTAAGAGCGGCGGACGGCCCTATAATAACGGTCAGCCCTATGCGGATCATGGAAGCGGCGGCGTGTTCTACTGTCCGGAGAATAGCGCTTCGTGGTCCGCGAAAGATGTCTGGTGGCATCTCAAGTCGTACGACCTCCCCGGCAGCGCCGGAGATGAAACCTCGCGCTTCCCCCGTGGTTACGCCGTCAACAAAGACGCCGGCATTAACGAGAATGGAACTTCAAGCCGGTTCTGGCCGTGCGTCAACGACTCGCCGTGCGGATCGGGGTCTATCGCGATCATCCAGAGCCCGGCCAGCACCATTATGGTGGCCGAATCCCGCCTCCCCTTCGCCGACACCAATGCAGGCTTCACCGCTTACCAGTGTACGAGCGACGGCGTCCCCGCCACCGGACAGTCAACGTCCTGCATTCAGGGGCACGGAGCCGGCATCACCAACTATGTCTTCTTCGACGGGCATGCGAAAGGGATTCGCGCCACCAACGCCATTAAGGACGATCTGTGGGACGCCTACTCAACCACGGGATACGGTCCGGGCCAGCAGCAGAGCGATCTGTCGGGAGCCGGAGCCATCAAGGAATGGTCGGGACAATAA
- a CDS encoding glycoside hydrolase, producing MRKNNVVSNTSIVTAMAALSLFACAPGAQAAGPDKTLAMDCYNNGFYNGNGTFYNTNTHTTGNQFWTYAEEIELMEDAAAVNSKYSSAVTALCNGFIAAYGTDWSGNTFNDDILWACIAFARSGNATFKSYAVNNFNKVWARAYDTNVISGLWWTTAKTSKNACVNGPGAIAAYLVGNTSAANTLWTGFLTNSRVCDLSKYRIADHINSDGTVGWAEFTYNQGTLIGAGVLLGHRAEAKMAMQETQNALCTNGILNVEGTGTNDAAGFKGVFARWAGKYAAGDTTFNAWLDANANQAWAERNSSGLVWSNWGARTSDGTVYSWECSSGASMIVNAP from the coding sequence ATGCGGAAAAACAACGTCGTTTCCAACACATCCATCGTGACGGCCATGGCGGCCCTCTCCCTCTTCGCCTGCGCCCCCGGCGCGCAGGCGGCCGGGCCGGACAAAACCCTGGCGATGGACTGCTACAACAATGGTTTCTATAACGGCAACGGAACCTTCTACAACACCAACACTCACACGACCGGAAATCAGTTCTGGACCTACGCGGAAGAGATCGAGCTGATGGAGGACGCCGCCGCCGTCAACAGCAAATACAGCAGCGCGGTGACAGCCCTGTGCAACGGCTTTATCGCCGCCTACGGGACCGACTGGTCTGGCAACACCTTCAACGACGATATCCTCTGGGCCTGCATCGCCTTCGCCCGAAGCGGCAACGCCACATTCAAATCTTACGCCGTCAACAATTTCAACAAAGTCTGGGCGCGAGCCTACGACACCAACGTCATCTCCGGCCTCTGGTGGACGACCGCCAAGACCTCCAAAAACGCCTGCGTGAACGGCCCCGGCGCCATCGCCGCTTACCTCGTGGGGAATACGTCCGCCGCCAATACGCTTTGGACGGGCTTTCTCACCAACTCCCGCGTGTGCGATCTCTCCAAATACCGAATCGCCGACCACATCAATAGCGATGGTACGGTGGGCTGGGCCGAATTCACGTATAACCAGGGAACGCTGATCGGCGCGGGAGTGCTGCTCGGGCACAGAGCCGAAGCCAAGATGGCGATGCAGGAGACGCAAAATGCGCTCTGCACGAATGGGATTTTGAATGTGGAGGGAACGGGGACAAACGACGCGGCGGGCTTCAAGGGCGTCTTCGCCCGATGGGCCGGCAAGTACGCCGCCGGCGACACCACCTTCAACGCCTGGCTCGACGCCAACGCGAACCAGGCGTGGGCCGAACGCAACTCGTCGGGACTAGTATGGTCGAACTGGGGCGCCCGCACCTCGGACGGCACGGTGTATTCGTGGGAATGTTCCTCGGGAGCGTCCATGATCGTGAACGCTCCGTAA
- a CDS encoding Uma2 family endonuclease yields the protein MAAQPSEPFITPEEYLVRDRMADFKSEYIAGEVLAMSGASGRHETIVVNLTRDLSNALRRKPCKPKGGNLRVRVRSANFLYPDLTVVCGEPNYADGEYLDTLLNPSVIFEILSGSTESKDRGPKWRLYQQIESLEHYVIINQDMARVEIYTRHNDVDWLVHTEEGLSGAFSLSAIDVTLSLAELYEDVALAPDILND from the coding sequence ATGGCTGCACAACCCTCGGAACCATTTATCACACCAGAAGAATATCTCGTAAGAGATCGAATGGCGGATTTCAAAAGCGAATATATCGCGGGTGAAGTGCTGGCGATGTCTGGCGCGAGCGGCCGCCATGAAACAATCGTCGTAAATCTGACACGTGATCTCAGCAACGCGTTACGGAGAAAGCCTTGCAAACCGAAAGGCGGAAACCTTAGAGTTCGGGTGCGGTCGGCAAACTTCCTCTATCCGGATCTTACCGTCGTCTGTGGAGAACCCAATTACGCAGATGGAGAATATCTCGATACTTTACTCAATCCATCGGTGATTTTTGAGATACTTTCTGGGTCAACCGAGTCTAAAGATCGTGGTCCCAAATGGCGGCTCTATCAGCAGATAGAGTCGCTTGAGCACTATGTCATTATCAATCAGGATATGGCGCGTGTGGAAATTTACACGCGCCATAATGATGTCGATTGGCTCGTTCACACGGAAGAAGGGCTGAGCGGCGCGTTTTCGCTCTCCGCGATTGATGTCACGCTTTCTTTGGCTGAGTTGTATGAGGATGTCGCGCTCGCGCCCGACATCCTCAACGACTGA